In one Lysobacter alkalisoli genomic region, the following are encoded:
- the sdhC gene encoding succinate dehydrogenase, cytochrome b556 subunit, producing the protein MASPQRPLSPHLQVYRWQIQMVTSILHRATGVILAIGSLLIAAALVALAAGPEHWAKVTACATSPLGFLILFGWSWAFAYHLLNGIRHLVQDAGYGYPIASFVRSGWVSVFGSLALTAIVWVIAILQRGGA; encoded by the coding sequence ATGGCGAGTCCCCAACGCCCCCTGTCACCCCATCTGCAGGTCTATCGCTGGCAGATACAGATGGTGACCTCCATCCTGCATCGGGCCACCGGTGTGATCCTCGCCATTGGCAGCCTGTTGATTGCCGCAGCCCTGGTGGCGCTGGCCGCCGGCCCCGAGCACTGGGCCAAGGTCACTGCCTGCGCGACCTCGCCATTGGGTTTCCTGATCCTGTTCGGCTGGAGCTGGGCGTTCGCCTACCACCTGCTCAACGGCATCCGCCATCTGGTGCAGGACGCGGGTTACGGCTACCCGATCGCAAGCTTCGTGCGCAGCGGCTGGGTCAGCGTGTTCGGCAGCCTGGCCCTGACCGCGATCGTCTGGGTCATCGCCATACTCCAGCGGGGTGGCGCATGA
- a CDS encoding DUF1674 domain-containing protein has protein sequence MIGETTPEPASETPEVPAGAPVTGDAKAAEVGGREGPEPTRYGDWEKNGRCIDF, from the coding sequence ATGATAGGCGAAACGACTCCCGAACCCGCTTCCGAGACGCCCGAGGTTCCGGCCGGCGCACCGGTCACCGGGGATGCCAAGGCGGCCGAGGTCGGGGGACGAGAAGGGCCGGAGCCCACGCGCTACGGCGATTGGGAAAAGAACGGCCGCTGCATCGATTTCTGA